Proteins found in one Anopheles aquasalis chromosome 3, idAnoAquaMG_Q_19, whole genome shotgun sequence genomic segment:
- the LOC126577528 gene encoding uncharacterized protein LOC126577528, translating into MTQPSNYVCKYAGEYCKLVVEGDITKVRSKFKEFVLDYQTPDDLNTPLHLSIIAQQNRNEIIQFLVESGADCDLRNSMNLTASELAINLNFLDVTKLMLAVEFRNLSDYRCFYRLIRRGSVPLLQLFLELKTFDIHQQLSYVSSVWQELYVKNVPLTKSMENYLEYQLLNYSYTYHHPPLSPMAPTATVPPGTPTSPSRGTPGGGSGSKPEQQREQEQRIELIVEYTRYLTDHYSTDNLNDFDDKFLLAIKIVYDNLFFLRDRPELRHVPIRETCRLLAIFLAIFKKTPHYELYKLILNKRTVLRYLEAVSDELDRLRCDSAGERGSSSGSDGGGGGHAPRPPVTWTADLFVHLMTCIREAAPAKSTRAIGALWHRPKVVLRKKVIYYVKGRLRANADLQGIQARSVNGLSRPELELVRQELKRPDFVMLVQSVRRKNRVVYHRIRKAYDHVMQLYGIKKILRYLDGIARIQLPQYQVSGVLAIKRTLQVIADTIASTRYCPSVARKLDSVVHRILPLNLDVDVREFYHPNASLYKLWLDRQEPGRLLPFAEVQCSLKSIRRYFAYVHDLKMLEAYRCYLGNVHQLKNARQVRSYNQYVGDANRMYFENHTLDDLYFELEDCIRVVEELQETFAQQQQDGKIGDLLRCAHSPLTRRYESLTKDEGRRAAFTSISANFNTTMLLCGTEIEIEKVRRIVRSFLLEAYPKYDVATDDQLLVLGPIMQELLHLFTNYLYQYQMDERVTKCFITLADVLHVSRYIAIDHLVPERVLPVDSPIHQNYTHDVLKKFNLQNLSSIEFAVLHEQLAQSYYDSCFHLDKKYAVLTMFFKSTNRPVNDAIVKRNKRMDREEFQSLLDAKLKFIGQFLPCSDFNEVTQFINEAAPHVEFALEHCLLELCEILTELGVFQDNRYVLKLPSANVSGRNLHEYLRRDVLEHDMLTLTHSTKVKVFLNAMIFKSNEFKLYQPQSSSSSSSSPSAGGQQQHHQQRAHADELAAIATDTLVNSYKMRWSWVEQQERLFKSVETIDLKLLQALTPDYADIRGMRLGVLHDGTPATEYEIIDHTVRNNLKQMTNYLSDELQPISFEKQQFFQYVLVRSSNSLFIDAHYSLTTAQERQAMILFMALYFRAYDVFLECVKRFELTINLGKIIKHLNLEFIEKIAKQMRDIGWNCQDENGITVLDQCVQKGDLEAIKKLIKLGVDLELPAGDGTSALHRACSLGLIDIARLLVKQRVPVTTLNGYDRLPLHYAIQYEENDLLPVLCNDEIDVDCTKHRLVKRAIKYGNLEALKFLLETRSAKLSIVDRHRNTVLHLCALYRRLDLLRYLFQHSRWSALVSSEDGEGANLLNGRNRAGKTALHLAVQSHQIAMVHLLLQQPGINPSLVDDTGLTSLDCAVQGNSVRLVKVFAKHHSPLRTIGSLSNSTTVTTNGSTPSSLPLVIAIEQRNVRMLKYLLRDGNGYSLAGETLCLIKAVYARSIEVVRFIVQHCKPALHYRDPYDSGALHVAIAIGCNEIVAYLIDAGADVNAATRFGDTPLHVATRHANLVAARMLILKYAAIDERNSAGLTPLMQAMYARQLDIMKLLIGAGASIELLKLHLAEIEQISKIPTIHLFVEHYGLLEFMILQLQYDPNVRDGRNQQQGLLHKACYANNLQIVQFLVDWCRLPTEQQDATGRTPLAIANECRNYEVAEFLRSKKRKKSQIAPQRYFVDPTAGML; encoded by the coding sequence ATGACACAGCCGAGCAACTATGTCTGCAAGTATGCCGGTGAATACTGCAAGCTGGTGGTCGAGGGGGACATCACGAAGGTACGATCGAAGTTCAAGGAGTTCGTGCTGGACTACCAGACACCGGACGATCTCAACACACCGCTCCACCTGTCCATCATCGCGCAGCAGAACCGGAACGAGATCATCCAGTTCCTGGTGGAGTCGGGCGCGGACTGCGATTTGCGCAACTCGATGAACCTGACCGCGTCCGAGCTAGCGATCAACCTGAACTTCCTCGATGTCACCAAGCTGATGCTGGCGGTCGAGTTTCGGAACCTGAGCGATTACCGGTGTTTCTACCGGTTGATCCGCCGTGGTTCCGTGCCGTTGCTGCAGCTTTTTCTCGAGCTGAAAACCTTCGacatccaccagcagctcagCTACGTGTCGAGCGTGTGGCAGGAGCTGTACGTGAAGAATGTGCCGCTAACGAAGAGCATGGAGAACTATCTCGAGTACCAGCTGCTCAACTACAGCTACACGTACCACCATCCGCCACTGTCACCGATGGCACCGACAGCAACGGTACCACCCGGTACACCGACCTCACCCTCCCGGGGGACACCGGGCGGAGGGTCTGGATCGAAACCGGAACAGCAGCGAGAGCAGGAGCAACGGATCGAACTGATCGTCGAGTACACCCGCTACCTAACGGATCACTACTCGACTGACAATCTGAATGATTTCGACGACAAGTTCCTGCTCGCTATCAAGATCGTGTACGACAATCTGTTCTTTCTGCGTGACCGGCCGGAGCTGCGGCATGTGCCGATACGCGAAACCTGCCGTCTGTTGGCCATCTTTTTGGCCATCTTCAAGAAAACACCGCACTACGAGCTGTACAAGCTCATCCTGAACAAGCGCACGGTGCTGCGGTACCTGGAGGCGGTCAGTGATGAGTTGGATCGGTTGCGGTGTGATTCGGCGGGCGAACGGGGTAGCAGTAGtggcagtgatggtggtggtggtggtcatgcaCCGCGTCCACCCGTCACCTGGACGGCCGATCTGTTTGTGCATCTGATGACGTGCATCCGGGAGGCGGCACCGGCCAAATCGACCCGAGCCATCGGGGCCCTCTGGCATCGACCGAAGGTGGTGCTGCGGAAGAAGGTGATCTACTACGTGAAAGGCCGGCTGAGGGCGAATGCCGATCTGCAGGGGATTCAGGCGCGCAGTGTCAATGGACTGTCACGGCCGGAACTGGAACTAGTGCGGCAGGAACTGAAGCGTCCCGATTTCGTTATGCTCGTGCAATCGGTACGGCGGAAGAACCGGGTCGTTTACCACCGGATACGCAAGGCGTACGATCACGTGATGCAACTGTACGGGATCAAGAAGATTCTCCGGTACCTGGATGGGATCGCACGGATCCAGCTGCCACAGTATCAGGTATCGGGCGTGCTGGCCATCAAGCGTACGCTGCAGGTGATCGCGGACACGATCGCTAGCACACGCTACTGCCCATCGGTCGCACGGAAGCTGGACAGTGTCGTGCATCGAATACTGCCCCTGAATCTGGATGTGGACGTGCGGGAATTCTACCATCCGAACGCTTCGCTTTACAAACTGTGGCTAGATCGGCAAGAACCGGGCCGGTTGCTACCGTTCGCCGAGGTGCAGTGCAGTTTGAAATCGATCCGACGCTACTTTGCGTACGTGCACGATCTGAAGATGCTCGAAGCGTACCGGTGCTACCTCGGTAATGTGCATCAGCTGAAGAATGCACGTCAGGTGCGAAGCTACAATCAGTACGTGGGGGACGCTAATCGGATGTACTTTGAGAATCACACGCTGGATGATTTGTACTTTGAGCTAGAGGACTGTATACGCGTGGTGGAGGAGTTGCAGGAAACGTttgcccagcagcaacaggatggGAAGATTGGTGATCTGCTACGGTGCGCGCACAGCCCGCTAACACGGCGCTACGAGTCACTGACGAAGGATGAGGGTCGCCGGGCGGCTTTCACGTCGATCAGCGCCAACTTTAACACGACGATGCTACTGTGTGGGAcggagatcgagatcgagaaggtGCGACGGATTGTGCGATCGTTCCTGCTCGAGGCGTACCCCAAGTATGATGTGGCGACCGAtgatcagctgctggtgttgggtCCGATCATGCAGGAACTGTTGCACCTCTTTACCAACTATCTCTACCAGTACCAGATGGATGAGCGGGTGACAAAGTGCTTCATCACGCTGGCCGATGTTCTGCACGTGAGCCGGTAcatcgcgatcgatcatctGGTGCCGGAGCGTGTCCTGCCCGTCGATTCTCCGATCCACCAGAACTACACGCACGATGTGCTGAAAAAGTTCAATCTGCAGAATCTCAGCTCGATCGAGTTCGCTGTGCTGCATGAGCAGCTGGCCCAGAGCTACTACGACAGTTGCTTCCATCTGGACAAGAAGTACGCCGTGCTGACGATGTTCTTCAAGTCCACCAACCGGCCGGTGAACGATGCGATCGTGAAGCGCAACAAGCGGATGGACCGGGAAGAGTTCCAGTCGTTGCTCGATGCGAAGCTAAAGTTCATTGGACAGTTCCTGCCCTGCAGTGATTTCAACGAGGTGACACAGTTCATCAATGAGGCAGCGCCACATGTCGAGTTTGCGCTCGAACACTGTTTGCTGGAGTTGTGCGAGATCCTGACGGAGCTGGGTGTGTTCCAGGATAACCGGTACGTGCTGAAGTTGCCATCGGCGAATGTGAGTGGTCGTAATCTGCACGAGTATCTGCGGCGGGATGTGCTGGAGCATGATATGCTGACGTTGACGCACAGCACCAAGGTGAAAGTGTTCCTGAACGCGATGATTTTCAAGAGCAACGAGTTCAAACTGTACCAAccgcaatcgtcgtcgtcgtcctcgtcctcaccGAGTGCGggcggtcagcagcagcaccaccagcagcgtgcCCATGCGGATGAGCTGGCCGCGATCGCTACGGATACGCTCGTCAATAGCTACAAGATGCGGTGGAGCTgggtggagcagcaggagcgacTGTTCAAGTCggtcgaaacgatcgatctgaAGCTGCTGCAAGCGCTGACGCCGGATTACGCCGACATTCGGGGTATGCGGTTGGGTGTGCTGCACGATGGTACACCCGCGACCGAGTACGAAATCATCGATCACACGGTGCGGAACAATCTGAAGCAGATGACCAACTATCTGTCGGATGAGCTGCAGCCGATTTCGTTCGAGAAGCAGCAGTTCTTCCAGTACGTGCTGGTGCGCAGTTCGAATTCGTTGTTCATCGATGCGCACTACAGTCTCACGACGGCCCAGGAACGCCAGGCGATGATTCTGTTTATGGCGCTTTACTTCCGTGCGTACGACGTGTTCCTGGAGTGTGTGAAGCGTTTCGAGTTGACCATCAACTTGGGGAAGATCATCAAGCATCTGAACCTGGAGTTTATCGAGAAGATCGCCAAACAGATGCGGGACATTGGGTGGAACTGTCAGGACGAGAATGGGATCACGGTGTTGGATCAGTGTGTGCAGAAGGGTGATCTGGAGGCGATCAAGAAGCTGATTAAGCTGGGCGTTGATTTGGAGCTGCCGGCGGGCGACGGTACGTCCGCACTGCACCGAGCATGCAGTCTAGGGTTGATCGATATTGCACGGTTGTTGGTGAAGCAACGGGTCCCCGTTACGACGCTCAACGGGTACGATCGGCTACCGTTGCATTATGCGATCCAGTACGAAGAGAACgatctgctgccggtgctgtgtAACGATGAGATCGACGTAGATTGCACAAAGCATCGGCTGGTGAAGCGAGCGATCAAGTACGGTAATCTGGAGGCACTCAAGTTCTTGCTGGAAACGCGCTCTGCTAAGCTGTCGATCGTTGACCGACACCGGAACACGGTGCTGCACCTTTGCGCGCTCTACCGTCGGTTGGATTTGTTGCGTTATCTCTTTCAGCATTCCCGGTGGTCAGCACTGGTATCCAGTGAAGATGGAGAAGGAGCCAATCTGTTGAACGGACGAAATCGGGCCGGCAAAACGGCACTTCATCTTGCGGTCCAGTCGCATCAGATCGCGATGGTGCATCTACTGCTGCAACAACCGGGCATCAACCCTTCGCTGGTGGACGACACCGGACTCACGTCGCTCGATTGTGCCGTTCAGGGTAACAGTGTGAGGCTTGTGAAGGTGTTTGCAAAGCATCACTCTCCCCTACGGACGATCGGGAGCCTCAGCAACAgtacgacggtgacgacgaatGGGTCTACACCTTCCTCACTGCCGCTGGTGATTGCGATCGAGCAACGGAATGTGCGGATGCTGAAGTACCTGCTGCGGGATGGTAACGGTTACAGTCTGGCAGGTGAGACGCTCTGTCTCATCAAAGCCGTTtacgcgcgatcgatcgaggtggTACGCTTCATCGTGCAGCACTGCAAACCGGCGCTTCACTATCGCGATCCGTACGATAGCGGTGCGCTGCACGTGGCGATCGCAATCGGTTGCAACGAGATCGTGGCCTATCTGATCGATGCCGGTGCGGACGTAAATGCAGCGACACGGTTCGGTGATACGCCGCTACACGTAGCAACACGGCACGCCAACCTAGTGGCCGCACGGATGCTGATCCTGAAGTATGCTGCCATCGATGAGCGGAACTCCGCAGGGCTCACACCGTTGATGCAGGCCATGTATGCGCGCCAGCTGGACATCATGAAGCTACTGATCGGAGCCGGAGCGAGCATCGAGCTGTTGAAGCTACATCTGGCCGAGATTGAGCAGATTTCCAAGATCCCCACGATCCACCTGTTTGTCGAACATTATGGCCTCTTGGAGTTTATGATCCTGCAGCTTCAGTACGATCCGAATGTGCGCGATGGTCGGAATCAGCAGCAGGGACTGCTGCATAAGGCGTGCTACGCGAACAATCTACAAATCGTCCAATTTCTGGTCGATTGGTGCCGCTTGCcaacggagcagcaggatgCGACTGGCCGCACACCGCTGGCGATTGCGAACGAGTGCCGGAACTACGAGGTGGCTGAGTTTTTGCGCagcaagaagaggaaaaagtcGCAGATTGCGCCCCAGCGGTACTTTGTTGATCCGACGGCTGGTATGCTGTAG
- the LOC126574632 gene encoding mannose-1-phosphate guanyltransferase alpha, producing the protein MLKAVILIGGPEKGTRFRPLSLDTPKPLFPVAGKPIIQHHIESCVQLKELKEILILGFYPASQMQQFVSDMQNLYDVNIRYLQEFTALGTAGGMYHFRDQIRSGNPSAFFVLNGDVCADFPLQALYDFHRAKGDRALVSIMGTEATRQQAVHYGCLVLGVNEEVTHYVEKPRGYLSTLINCGVYVCSLDIFARMGSVFHEKQQDYSLLSSGNCKDSGHIQWEQEILTPLAGTGRLFALPVNNWWSQIKTAGSAIYANRHYLALYKRAHPERLANVGVKESEHENGSLVCNIIPDVHIHPTASVHPSATLGPNVSIGPGVVIGPGVRIRESIILENAVIKDHSLVLHSIVGRGSQIGLWARVEGTPSDPDPNKPFAKMENPPLFNCDGRLNPSITILGYSVNVPSEMIVLNSIVLPHKELSRSFKNEIIL; encoded by the exons ATGTTAAAAGCTGTGATTTTAATCGGAGGACCGGAGAAAG GCACCCGGTTTCGGCCCCTTTCTCTCGACACTCCGAAGCCCCTGTTTCCGGTGGCTGGCAAACCGATCATCCAGCACCACATAGAATCATGTGTGCAGCTAAAGGAGCTGAAGGAAATCCTGATCCTGGGATTCTATCCCGCTTCGCAGATGCAGCAGTTTGTGAGCGATATGCAGAATCTGTACGACGTAAACATCCGCTACCTGCAGGAGTTTACCGCACTCGGGACGGCCGGTGGAATGTACCATTTCCGGGACCAGATTCGATCCGGCAATCCGAGTGCGTTCTTCGTGCTAAACGGTGACGTGTGTGCCGATTTTCCGCTGCAGGCGTTGTACGATTTTCACCGAGCCAAGGGTGACCGAGCGCTGGTGTCGATCATGGGCACGGAAGCGACTCGCCAACAGGCCGTCCACTACGGTTGCCTGGTACTGGGTGTGAACGAGGAGGTGACACACTATGTGGAGAAGCCACGTGGCTACCTATCGACGCTTATCAACTgcggtgtgtacgtgtgttcgCTGGACATTTTCGCCCGCATGGGATCGGTGTTtcacgagaagcagcaggacTACAGTCTGCTGAGTAGTGGCAATTGCAAGGACAGTGGGCACATCCAGTGGGAGCAGGAGATTTTAACGCCTCTGGCCGGTACGGGCCGTTTGTTTGCGCTTCCCGTGAACAACTGGTGGTCACAGATTAAGACGGCCGGTTCGGCAATTTACGCCAATCGCCACTATCTGGCCCTGTACAAGCGAGCGCATCCGGAACGGTTGGCCAATGTTGGAGTGAAGGAATCGGAACACGAAAACGGTAGCCTCGTCTGTAACATCATCCCGGATGTACACATTCATCCGACGGCGTCCGTGCATCCCTCGGCTACG CTCGGTCCGAACGTTTCCATTGGTCCCGGTGTCGTCATTGGACCCGGTGTACGCATCCGTGAATCCATCATCCTGGAGAATGCGGTCATCAAGGATCATTCTCTGGTGCTACACAGCATCG TTGGACGAGGATCGCAGATTGGTCTGTGGGCACGTGTCGAGGGAACACCCAGTGATCCCGATCCGAACAAACCGTTCGCCAAGATGGAAAACCCACCGCTGTTCAACTGCGACGGTCGGCTTAATCCTTCGATAACGATTTTGGGCTACTCGGTGAACGTACCCTCGGAGATGATTGTGCTCAACTCGATCGTGCTGCCGCACAAGGAGTTAAGCAGGAGCTTCAAAAACGAAATCATCTTATGA